One Rhododendron vialii isolate Sample 1 chromosome 2a, ASM3025357v1 genomic region harbors:
- the LOC131317860 gene encoding probable U3 small nucleolar RNA-associated protein 7 translates to MGVKKEDGSLSKIMPPEEQDILDEMDIKVKKYLRGDSANFEALRDKKLKGQLAAREELYGKSAKAAAKVEKWLMPSEGGYLEAEGIEKTWRIKQEAIVREVDISSSKNQYDIVLPDLGPYTLDFTSSGRYMAVAGRKGHLAIIDMMNMSLIKELQVRETVRDVVFLHNELFFAAAQKKYTYIYNRDGTELHCLKEHGAVSKLQFLKNHFLLASINKFGQLHYQDVTTGLMVGNFRTGLGGSDVMQVNPFNNVVALGHSNGSVTMWKPTSAAPLVKMLTHHGPVSALSFHSNGHLMATAGTDRKIKIWDLRKFEVLQTLPGHAKTLDFSQKGLLATSTGSFVQILGDFSGSQNYSRYMTHSIAKGYQIRKVLFRPYEDVLGLGHSMGWSSILIPGSGEPNFDSWVANPFETPKQRREKEVRSLLDKLPPETIMLDPKKIGNLRPPTRRKEKPSKVEREAEMEAAVADAKNSVSTKRKTKGRSKPSRRAKKMEQAVERAKRPFLEQQKQEEELSKNKKQKTSEQSELPKSLQRFVSKKAAS, encoded by the exons ATGGGAGTGAAAAAAGAGGATGGTTCTCTTTCCAAGATTATGCCTCCTGAAGAACAG GATATTTTAGATGAGATGGATATTAAGGTAAAGAAGTATCTTAGAGGTGACAGTGCTAATTTTGAG GCTTTGAGagacaaaaaattgaaaggtCAGCTTGCTGCTAGAGAGGAGTTATATGGAAAATCTGCCAAGGCTGCTGCCAAGGTTGAGAAG TGGCTTATGCCAAGCGAGGGGGGGTACTTGGAGGCTGAAGGTATAGAGAAGACTTGGAGGATCAAACAGGAGGCAATTGTTCGTGAAGTCGATATATCAAGTTCAAAGAATCAATACGATATTGTCTTACCAG ATCTTGGTCCATACACACTGGATTTCACCTCAAGTGGTCGGTACATGGCAGTTGCAGGACGCAAGGGCCATCTGGCTATTATAGACATGATGAATATGAGTCTTATCAAAGAATTGCAA GTCAGAGAAACAGTGCGTGATGTGGTCTTCTTGCACAATGAGCTGTTCTTTGCTGCTGCCCAAAAAAA GTACACATACATTTATAACCGGGATGGCACAGAGCTTCACTGTCTGAAG GAGCATGGTGCAGTATCGAAACTCCAATTTCTGAAGAACCATTTCCTCTTGGCATCCATTAACAAATTTGGACAGCTCCACTATCAAGATGTCACTACGGGCTTAATGGTAGGTAATTTCAGAACTGGCCTCGGCGGTTCTGACGTGATGCAGGTGAATCCTTTCAACAACGTCGTCGCTTTGGGCCATTCTAATGGGTCAGTAACCATGTGGAAGCCCACTAGTGCTGCTCCCCTTGTCAAGATGCTGACTCATCACGGCCCGGTTTCCGCCTTATCATTTCACTCCAATGGCCATCTCATGGCAACAGCCGGGACTGATCGGAAAATAAAGATTTGGGATTTGAGGAAATTTGAAGTTCTTCAAACTTTACCTGGACATGCGAAAACATTGGATTTCAGTCAGAAAGGTTTGCTTGCTACTTCTACTGGTTCTTTCGTACAGATTTTGGGAGATTTCTCTGGATCTCAAAATTATAGCCGTTACATGACGCATTCGATTGCCAAAGGTTACCAAATACGGAAAGTTTTGTTCCGACCGTATGAAGATGTTCTAGGGCTTGGGCATTCTATGGGTTGGTCTTCGATTCTTATCCCTGGATCTGGAGAACCCAATTTTGATTCTTGGGTGGCAAACCCTTTTGAAACGCCGAAGCAGAGGAGGGAAAAAGAAGTGCGGTCTCTTCTAGACAAACTCCCTCCGGAGACAATTATGTTGGACCCAAAAAAGATTGGTAATTTGAGGCCACCTACAAGGAGGAAAGAGAAGCCGAGCAAGGTGGAGAGAGAAGCCGAGATGGAAGCTGCCGTTGCAGATGCCAAGAACAGCGTTTCGACTAAGAGGAAAACAAAGGGGAGGAGCAAACCGAGTAGGAGAGCAAAGAAGATGGAGCAAGCTGTCGAGAGAGCCAAGAGGCCTTTCTTGGAGCAACAAAAGCAGGAGGAAGAATTGTCTAAGAATAAGAAGCAGAAGACTAGTGAGCAAAGTGAACTGCCAAAGTCTTTGCAGCGGTTTGTTTCCAAGAAAGCTGCATCATGA